One segment of Ascochyta rabiei chromosome 7, complete sequence DNA contains the following:
- a CDS encoding Salicylate 1-monooxygenase: MPLKVIVVGAGLGGLATAIALTRAGHDVDVFEKSSFHNEVGAAIHLAPNATRVLKSWDCDLESMDPSPCNHISLWKASGEFVTVAAVTKDLQAKLDIKDEWLLVHRVDLHNKLRELAEKGFEARKPRLHLSCGVSSVDVQSGKVKLYDGREFQADLIIGADGVHSKTVREVQPESQKRVSTGQNCFRFLVPTEKAMRNPLTKSLIDRVGLESLNTFATEDCRIILYPCRSGKLLNLAAIYRGGDEEVEESSWLNSGSKSNLLEVVKGFSPELQELCNLAEDVKLWSLASRDPPTVFHRGRLGLIGDAAHPTLPHQGQGGAQAFEDAAALGALFTADTKPEQIEEKLRLYNEIRYKQSVTILFMSRVADGERKLVMDELHRFVPDAELPENMWLFAWNSYPARAAEKALSLVEAH, encoded by the exons ATGCCACTGAAAGTTATTGTCGTCGGTGCAGGTCTTGGAGGGCTGGCGACTGCCATTGCACTCACCAGAGCTGGACATGATGTCGAT GTCTTCGAAAAGTCATCTTTTCACAATGAAGTTGGTGCAGCCATCCACCTTGCTCCGAACGCGACAAGAGTCCTGAAAAGTTGGGATTGCGATCTGGAGTCAATGGACCCCAGTCCATGCAATCATATTAGCCTTTGGAAGGCTAGCGGAGAATTCGTTACAGTAGCGGCAGTGACGAAGGATCTCCAGGCGAAGCTAGACATCAAAGACGAGTGGTTGCTCGTGCATCGCGTTGATCTGCACAACAAACTACGGGAACTAGCGGAAAAGGGGTTTGAGGCTAGGAAGCCAAGGCTTCATTTGTCTTGTGGTGTGAGTAGTGTG GACGTGCAATCTGGCAAGGTAAAGCTGTATGATGGCAGGGAATTCCAAGCTGATCTAATTATAGGTGCAGATGGCGTACAT TCTAAGACCGTGCGAGAAGTACAACCTGAGTCCCAAAAGAGAGTCAGCACTGGACAAAATTGTTTCCGCTTTCTTGTCCCTACAGAAAAGGCCATGCGCAACCCGTTGACTAAGAGTCTCATTGATCGGGTTGGCTTGGAATCACTTAATACTTTCGCTACAGAAGATTGTCGGATCATCTTGTACCCTTGCCGGTCTGGAAAACTCCTCAATCTTGCAGCGATATATCGTGGAGGAGATGAAGAAGTCGAAGAATCTTCCTGGCTAAATTCTGGTAGTAAGAGCAACCTTTTGGAAGTGGTCAAGGGCTTCAGCCCTGAGCTGCAAGAGCTATGTAACTTGGCCGAAGATGTAAAGCTATGGAGCCTCGCATCTAGGGATCCTCCGACTGTTTTTCATCGAGGTAGGCTTGGTCTGATTGGCGATGCGGCGCACCCTACGCTTCCCC ACCAGGGACAAGGAGGTGCTCAAGCTTTTGAGGATGCGGCGGCGCTTGGAGCGCTGTTCACAGCAGACACAAAACCTGAACAGATCGAAGAGAAGCTGCGTCTCTACAATGAGATCCGCTACAAGCAGTCTGTCACTATCCTGTTTATGTCTAGAGTGGCCGACGGTGAGCGTAAACTGGTCATGGACGAGTTGCACCGATTCGTTCCCGATGCAGAATTGCCTGAAAACATGTGGCTTTTCGCCTGGAACTCATACCCTGCACGGGCAGCGGAAAAGGCATTATCGCTCGTGGAAGCCCATTAA